Proteins from a single region of Nitrospinota bacterium:
- a CDS encoding rod shape-determining protein, protein MSLVTWLKDRLSCDMAIDLGTTNTLVYLKGKGIKVQEPSLVAINKETGEVEAVGKRAKEMLGKTPDSVLVIKPMRDGVIADFEVAEKMLDFFIKKSKRNRGFLIRSRVVIGIPTGITQVEKRAVKDIAIRTKASDVYLVEQSVSAAVGAGLPISEPTGIMIVDIGGGTTDIAVISLNGIVFRHSVRIAGHEMDEAIIQYLKKKYNLLIGERSAEHIKVQIGSAYPLDEPITMEVKGRDLKEGIPKTIVINDQELREALEDVVSAIINAIRVSLEKTPPELSADIIDRGIILTGGGALLKNMDKRIREETKLPVFITDDPLTTVVLGAGKMLDNLELLKKMALE, encoded by the coding sequence ATGAGTTTGGTTACCTGGCTTAAAGATAGGCTGTCTTGTGATATGGCTATAGATCTTGGTACGACCAATACTTTGGTTTATCTTAAAGGAAAAGGAATCAAAGTTCAGGAGCCTTCTTTGGTAGCCATAAACAAGGAGACAGGTGAAGTGGAAGCTGTTGGAAAACGAGCAAAGGAGATGCTGGGGAAAACTCCGGACAGTGTCCTGGTCATCAAGCCTATGAGGGATGGCGTCATTGCGGATTTTGAGGTTGCAGAGAAAATGCTTGATTTTTTTATAAAGAAGTCCAAAAGAAACCGAGGTTTTTTAATTAGGTCGAGAGTAGTTATCGGAATTCCGACAGGAATTACTCAGGTTGAAAAACGCGCTGTTAAGGACATTGCCATAAGAACTAAGGCTTCTGATGTCTATTTGGTAGAACAGTCGGTTTCAGCCGCTGTAGGAGCAGGTCTTCCTATTTCAGAACCAACAGGCATAATGATTGTGGATATAGGAGGGGGAACAACAGATATCGCTGTCATTTCTCTCAATGGGATCGTATTTCGCCATTCCGTACGAATTGCTGGGCACGAAATGGATGAGGCCATCATCCAGTATCTTAAGAAAAAATACAATTTGCTTATCGGAGAAAGAAGTGCCGAGCATATTAAAGTGCAAATAGGTTCGGCTTATCCTTTGGATGAACCTATAACAATGGAGGTTAAAGGGAGAGATTTAAAAGAAGGAATCCCAAAGACGATTGTCATTAATGATCAAGAACTGAGGGAAGCACTCGAAGATGTTGTCTCTGCAATTATCAATGCCATCAGAGTATCTCTTGAAAAGACTCCTCCCGAACTCTCTGCGGACATCATAGACCGTGGCATCATCTTAACAGGTGGAGGCGCTCTTCTAAAGAATATGGATAAGCGTATACGAGAGGAAACGAAATTACCGGTTTTTATTACTGATGATCCTTTAACGACAGTTGTTCTTGGTGCTGGCAAGATGCTCGACAATTTAGAACTTTTGAAAAAGATGGCTCTTGAGTAA